GCTGGGCTTTGAGCCCATTAATATTCCCCCGGCTTTTATTTACTATGCGCAGAAACAATAAAGTACCGGAACGAAAGATCCGGAAATGGCTTCGCATCCTGTGGGTGCTATTGATTACCGGCGGCGTGCTTTTTTACCTGTGCAACCGGCAATATTTTACACAGGAAGCCATCGCTGCATACCTGTTTCAACACCGGCAGCAGGCCTGGCTGTTGTATTTTGGGCTCTGTATCCTGAGAGGAATATTTCTGCTGCCCTCCACCCCATTTCTTTTCGCGGGCATCCTTATCTTCAAAGATAGTCCCCTGATGTTGTTTGGCGTATTTATGCTGAGCATTTGGGTAGTCGCCGCCTTTATTTACTATGCAGCGGGTTACCTGCGTTTTTCCGGTTTACAGGAGGCACCCAAACTACAGCGCATTCAGCAGGGCTTGCAGCATAAGCAGGGATTTTGGCTGATCCTGGGTTGGGCCTTTATGCCGTTTACGCCTACAGACCTGGTTTGTTATGCAGCGGGATTGTTGCGCATCCGGTTCTGGCATTTTATACTGCCACTGTTGCTGGGCGAAGCGGTGATTTGTGCGCTTTATATTATGAACGGGAGGCTGATCTTTTCCTGAGCACCGGTGCCCCGTATGTGGAAACCCAAAGAAATTGAAAGAAGAACCGGCCCGCTTATGACACAAGGAACCCATGCCGGTAATCGCAGCCATATAAAACTGCTGCCCCCTGCTCTTTTGCGTCATTGCGTGCGGTCATACAGCCGCTCACACCGCCCGCTTCGCCACCGGCCTTGCTTTCATCCACCGCCTCCCTTTTTGTTTCTGAAAGAGCCGGGCAACCGGTTGGGGGGCCGCTGGTTTTTGATCCGCTGCCGGCCGGGGGGCAGGAATCAGCGGTATTACGGCTGCTGACTCCGGTTGAACAGCTGTCTCCGGCCGGAGGGTAGCTGCCTCCTGCAGCAATTCGGAACGGTTTGCTTCATAGGCCAACCGGTATTGCGCAGCCTGTTCCAGCGCGTGGAGGACTTCACCCAGATCAAATTGTATCATCGCCAGTGCCGGCAGCCGATCTTCCAGGCGCAGCTCCAACTGCTGAATGCGACCGGTTGCCAGAGTGATACGGCAGCGGCATTCCCGAGCACGGCGTCCGTCTGTCATACTTGTTAATGCTGTGTGCAGCCGGGATAACTCCCATTGCAGTTTACCGATTTCATCCCTCGTTTTGGAAATCACTTGCCGATGGGCTTCTACCCGGTCTTCGAGCCGGTGTTGCTTAGCCGTAAGTTTCCGGGTTACTGCAGATAGCTTTTGGAGGGCTGCATCGCATTGGGCGACGGTTAACAGCCGCGGTATTTCATCAATGGCCATAACATTTCATTTTAGGTTAAACAATACAATAAATATACATTTTTTTTAATCCAAAAACAACCAAATTTTGTTAAAAGCAACTGCCTGTTGCGGCCAACAACAGGTATCCAAACACAAAAAAACCCGGAACTGACTTTAGAAAAAGCCGGAGCCGGGCTTGATAACGAATTGCTTGTTTTAATAATGTAAAGTAAAAAAGAATCCCGGGGTCAGCATTCAATTGGCTTACCCGTTTTATAAACAAAATGATCATAAACGATTCCGGACCGCCCCCCGCTGCCTACCTGCTGATATTACCGGGTTTTTAGCTCCAGGTGCATCAGTTGCTGATTGCGGATAATGGTAACCGGAAGATGCCCCTTCCAGTTACCGGAGCTGTATGCGTCCAAAAGATCTTTCAGGTTCTTTACGGACTTTCCGTCTGCACTGCGGATCACATCTTTTTCCTGCAGGCCGGACCGGGCCAGCAGGCTTTTATCTCCAACAGCCATCACCACCACTCCGGATTCATCAGGTAACCCATAGGCCGAGCGGTCGCCCAGACCTTCAACGGACTTGATCTTACCGCCCAGGAAATCGGCTATTGCCATAGCCGTACCTGCATCCCCGGTGTTTATTTCAGGAAAGGAAGGTTGCTGTGCGATCCTTTTCAAGGCGGGACGCTGTACACCAAACTTCATGGGAAAATTGGCAAAGCCGGTCTTCAATGCCGGCGATCCCGGGGCAACCGTATAGTTGCCCTGCGCGGCATTCCGGAACAGGGGATCTCCAAAAAGGCTGTGCTTATCGGTGCCGTTGCGTTGCGCCAGCTCCAGGGCTGTTGCATCAGGAAACAGGTTGGAATCAACAGCAAGTCCCCAGTATTTGATCTGTATAGGGAAGTACTTCTTCATTACAATATTACGCCGGAATACATCCCCGCTGTTCCGAAACCATACATGCGGATGAAAGGAATTATTCACCATGATGTTGTTTTCCACAATCCGGTAAAAGCCTTCTCTTAATTTGATTCCACCGTTCAGACAAACATTGTTGTAAATATGATAATTGGAAGACCCGTCATCGAGGTCGATATCCCAGCCATGATCACAGCGGAACCGGTTGTTCCGAATAACAGTCTGCGCACGGGCATCCAGCAGGATCAGCTCCGGATGCAGCGCTACAATG
The sequence above is a segment of the Niabella agricola genome. Coding sequences within it:
- a CDS encoding TVP38/TMEM64 family protein; the encoded protein is MRRNNKVPERKIRKWLRILWVLLITGGVLFYLCNRQYFTQEAIAAYLFQHRQQAWLLYFGLCILRGIFLLPSTPFLFAGILIFKDSPLMLFGVFMLSIWVVAAFIYYAAGYLRFSGLQEAPKLQRIQQGLQHKQGFWLILGWAFMPFTPTDLVCYAAGLLRIRFWHFILPLLLGEAVICALYIMNGRLIFS
- a CDS encoding magnesium transporter CorA family protein, producing MAIDEIPRLLTVAQCDAALQKLSAVTRKLTAKQHRLEDRVEAHRQVISKTRDEIGKLQWELSRLHTALTSMTDGRRARECRCRITLATGRIQQLELRLEDRLPALAMIQFDLGEVLHALEQAAQYRLAYEANRSELLQEAATLRPETAVQPESAAVIPLIPAPRPAADQKPAAPQPVARLFQKQKGRRWMKARPVAKRAV